In the genome of Diabrotica undecimpunctata isolate CICGRU chromosome 2, icDiaUnde3, whole genome shotgun sequence, the window tatcaatcaaataatcctaaaaaaaataatttaaaacccatcaaccctataagcaggaagtcaagagttgaaatgattcaaactcatttattgtaggggtaagtgtagaattatagggaagcctttttaaattgtttttttaaaaaaatcaacaattctgaatacagtaatacctcgattaACAACCTGACTTCCGCGAATTCAaggttacgcgattttcaaattttaacagtttgtcatttgagtgccagagaatcgttcgaccatcgatgagatagaattaccgcccacacattattgctttTTCAATGTACAttcatgacatgacttttcgcacgaaatcagcacatttttattttttattaagtatttcttatcttcagttttgtctacgaattggttgtttgtaatttgattatgtattataattgttgagactgtgtgctacattttataatttatctatcttcttcttcttctttgggtgccgtgtccgtattcagacattggccgtcatcatgtttacaattttctgaaacctttctctgtcggctgctgcgcgaaataattcttctactgtggaaccacaccattgtctaatattacgcagccatgaaagtttctttcgaccaatccatctctttccttccacttttccctgtattataaggcgaagtagatggtatttaggtcctctaattatatggccgaagtattctgttttttcctctttatggtgtttatgagcagacgttctgaattgatcatttgaagaacatcttcattggaagtgtgcgaaacccacgatatctttagaattcgtctatagcaccacaattcgaatgcttctaacttgtttagcattgtggtttttaacgtccatgtctcacaagcatacaataggatggaccacacataacatttcataatttatctataataaatatcaaagtgaatattgttgttgcattagctctgtctgatacgttagggaatacaaataaagaaattgggggctgctgtccaaggtatttgtgaaactgtgaaacagtagtttgtcttattaatgttttaggtacaactgtatcacttagtcgtcttcttcagtcaccaaaactGATTTTAAGCGGGTAatgaggccatagaggacactaaatgcattcttcaaaataaaagatcaaatgctggaTCTATTtatagcaaactttactatgaagtaaacaaatagctgaacaactagacattgaattaaAGATGCCtcgtttctcgtcaaacctgtcgtcaaaaccaatctgctaactcttgcgaagaatatttccgaagatctatttatttaccccttttagacaatatcttaacttccaccttccaggatattattggaccaactacttactgcatattccacagtagaacaagagttttcactgcggattcaaaagtggaaaagagtcgtgcaaaataattgaaaacttcctgattgtattttagaaatattagaaaacttcTATATGCATAcctatgtatccaaatatcagaatatttctgcaaatattaattacactgccagttaGTGCAGCAACAACAGAGCGTTCTACACTTAAACCtccaaagacttggcttagaaatagaacttctgttaactggtttagcactcatcaatgtgcatcctgaaatttctctagatgttgatgcaatcatagagcgatttgctaaatcggataggcgaaaagaatacatttttataaaattatataatatttacttttcttatagtatttttaatcagtgaacttttatttaccactcgttgccggctgcTGCTGACGATTCGTgcacttatagcctaatatgcctaattatagaaataactattccttaatcatattatgttttttgttgaataaattaatttaaataaaatactgtttacacttattcttaaggtttcttcttcattacggaagggtggccataactacagcaaattgctgtCTATCTTAAGccgttcttagtatcgaatgtgtgtccatgcctgtccagtctcttacattcttcagccaggagcatttttttcttcgTGGACCTCTTtgtccttctattttcccttgaattatgagtcgtagaaagttatatttttcttctctgtgaatatgtcctagataactcgtttttctgttgtttacaatatttaggagttctctctcagttctcattcttctcagcacctcgttattggtcacgtgctctgtccacgaaatcttcagcactcttcgaaaaacacacatttcaaaggcttctatacgcctaatacttgtaattccgagagtccatgtttccactccgtatagcaataaggaataaattaatgttgttacaaattgatatcggatatccaacgataagatagagtttattaggaatgttaaatgcattcattaatgtttatatttacattgagttattgcatttaaattacttaactttggtttatacttatttatccttggtttgttcttgattttgtagctatagtataggtgggtttaaattaattgtctttaaaatacttagtttaaattgacagtccttgatttttcagtatttatattttattaactttcctttggtttaatagtcttgtacacttgattttactgagtatgtgggtttaaattattttttttgtttaagtttaagaccccttaatgttgtactAGTGTTAATCGTAAAGGTGCAacaatctaaatcctatatcaaaatcaccctcaagacccatgacccccccctCCACCCCGACAAAAAATTTCTGGGGATCAGCCACTGAAACTTGCaatctaaatcctgtatcaaaatcaccctcaagacccatgaccccccctgACGAAAATTTCTAGATCCGCCACTGCAAGAAGTAATCTTTGCTTTTTATAAGATTTGGTAATTATTGGCTGCTTTTAAAGGATAATTAagaaatttcttcttttttcaatttatatgatTGCATTAATGGTTTTTAGGTAGGAGTATGATTACTTGTTTTGTATTGTCTCTCGTTTACTGTCGTTCTATTTTACTTCTGCTATTGGGTATTTGTGATACAGCATTGAATTCCTCCTCATATTCGATTACCTTTTCGATTGTCAATTTATATCGGAGATGCACGCCTCCGGTAACTGATggttctttatttcctttaaagccTTTCCTTTATTTACTTCTCACATTGTGATGGGTAAAAGTACTTCAGATTCCTGATTTATAAGAGTgtctagtcttcttcttcttctttttatgtggaCCTGActcttgtctgtttttcaatgtgcctccagtaagttgtctttccgtggtcttcctactcatcatctttctattggggaaccgtctcttgccgtctttactactctatttgttgtcattcggcttatataatcgttccattctactattttatttcttacccagttcttgattttctccaccttgcatatctacgtcttatatctgtacttctagctctgtccaatcgtgtcttaccatcaattttttcaagtatttttatatttgctatttctaacatcatttttgtcctctctgtgtgaGGTCGTATTTCTGTCAAATATGTCggtattggtctgatgactgttttgtaaattcggCCTTTCATTTATTTTCCAATATTTGAATTTCTCCATACGGTTTTATTCGGatagcctgcggctctgtttgctctattcacttgatccaCTTTAGTTTCGAACTTTCCGTAGCTGGATAATGTgctgcctagatatttaaactcgatCACTTGTTCtcttatctgaccttccagttccaatttagatcttagtaaatttgcgaTTATAACCGTGCATTTTGTCATTTTTAGGGAAGTTAACATGTTACATTatttggcggttatattaaattgttgCAGCATtcattgtaaatcatcttcactttgagagagtagtattgcgtcgtctgcatagcagattattttaagttgtttttcttccattttgtatccttttttagttctttctttttttattatttcgtccataatcaggttgaacaatagactactcagggaatctccctgtcttatcccattgccagcatGAATGAAATCGGTTAGTTCGTCTTtgacttttacttttattgtgtagttttggtatatattttcgattgttttgattactcctagaggtatctctcttgcgtacaatggataagtggataacgtcctttaatttgaaacgaaacatagatatggaggtttgttgtattctaatgatttctcttgcactaatatagaattcattggattCGTTGTAGGAAATTGTGAGAATATCTGTAAGATGTTTAGCAAGTTTACTATTGGAAGCATCAATGGAAGAGACAATAGGCCTCATTGAAATAGTGAGTTTGTGAACTTTAGGGCAGGCAGTGTATAAAACCTGGGTGcaactgcattgtaaatttttatgGATTTTGCAACCTCTGTTGTTATGGATTTGGAAGAAGCTAAATTCGAAATCAGCTTGTTTGCCTTTTGTTGGAGGGTGCACACCGGACTGTTCTTAAGTTTGATGTAAATTTTTATGTCATTCAGTAAACTATTACTTTTTTCAATGTAATCGTTCTTATACACTGCCACTGTTACATTTCTCTTGTCACTCATAACAATGTAAATTTCtggatgtgattttaaaaattgtttgcacTCATTGTATATTGTGTTCAAAAAATGTCCTTCTTTACTTGTTTTATGTAGAAAGTTAGTGATACCATTAGTGCTTTGAGATCTCACAATAACCTTTTCTTGGGGTTCTAGACCAGAGATCTCAAAGCACTAATTATATCACTAACTTTCTAGTTTTGTAATTTTACCTCAAATATTAAGCTTTTCAACGATACgcaaaaaatctaaaacaaaatGGTATTTTTACATTagattgttaataattaaaaaatacaccGAAATCTCTGCAGAAAGCGTATAGGTTTTCTTTATATAGGCTgataatagttaaaaaaaaattaaatcggtATCTGAATTTGTCACTGTCCCGAAAAGGGtgtattttttacttatttcccTGTACCTAGTAATGATTCAGTGGGAAAATTAAGAAAACTTAAACGTGACTTGAAAATACCACCAAAAAGTGGTATGAGAGGTAGACCTGAGCACTTAATAAATGGGATGACAAATAAAAGAGGGCCAGAATCATCTTCGTCGACTTATATGGATTTGGCTGTTTGCAAATTTtcataaatacataaaatattttgcaactttattttaaaaaactttgcGAAATGCAGCACAATGTATTTCCGTTATGTTTCCATTAAACTACAAAAAATGGTTTTGCGTAGTCAACGGATATCGATCAAACATTTAGTGAAATATATAGCATTTAGATAACCAAATCCATATAGTAATGGAATATGAGTACAGAAGACCAATTTCAAAATTTACCACAAAGTGACCAGCACACGTCACAAGACTTATCAACAGAGATGTGCATTTCAGTATTACAAGAAATGGTAGACCTACTATTAATTTTAAAATCGATAGGACACTGGCCAGATATTGACAGTGATATCTTCGAGTATGATACACTCGAACAaagatttaaaaaagaaatttatcAACATGGAAATGCTTCAGGAAGTTTGTCTCCTCAAAATTTTAGTTTCATTACATTATTTGGTACTAATCTACTAGAAGAATTAAAGTGTGAACGGagctatttaaaattttcaaatttaattgCTACAATACAAAAAATGCAACTAGATGAAGAATTGTTATTGAGTGAAACTTCTAAAAAAGAAGTTTATGTGAAAAAGCTGCAAGTGAGTTTAGATAGTGAAAGAGATATTTCAGTACATAAACTTATATCATCTATGGAAAGTATTGGCAAAATTAAAGATCAAATTGAAGTAAGTACctcaaattttaaactttatttaattattaaaaatattgatttgtttCTTGTACACATTTGTGACAAATTAAAGAATGAAGAGGAAAAGAATTTTTAAAGTGTGCAAAAATTTATTTACTAGCTGAgagctttcggcttacaaagccatcctcAGAGCTATGCTACAATAGAACAATAATATAAGTAACTAATTTGATGTTTACAATTTTTAACTTGTTCAAAACTTAACAAAACTTAACTTAAAAAATCTTACTTAGCCTCCAGTCtatttttgtaaaaagtatatATGTGTAagagcaaactgataggacggtagttttttagatctgACATTTCCCTTGCCTGTGTAATAAAACAaagactgcattgttccagtatatgtatatatatattattatgatattgtaatttgagctaatttaaagaaaaaacagtTGTTAATTATAGTAAAGTTTAATAAagtgataaaaataaaacattaattaatttaattaatcatcatcagttggcgctacagcccttcgtgagccttggcctgcttcaaaacattcttccatccttccctagcgagtgtctgtcttctccagcccctcactccaatctccctcagatcttcctgtacatcgtccagatatctgagtttaggtcgcccccttcttcttcttccgaccggcctgtttagcatagttattttaaaGGGGaacactctcatccatccgcataacgtggcccacccaccttaggcggcttattttgatggtcttcacaatatctgcatcaccaaaaagtctaatagagttcaaagttatatcgccttctccacagaccctgttggttttaaatggttttgaaacatcctcttgtacgcgcactttacattcgactttcatcattgtcattttaattaattctaccaatcctttcagtattcctaattcgatcatcgccgaatataattgggacctgtcaatagtatcgtacgctgccttaaagtctacgaagatgtaatggcagtctatgtcgtactccgtcgttttttctaatatttgtctgatggatgatatgtgatcaatggtagatttatttttcaagaagtctgtttggtaggatcctattatattgtcagtataccgTGCCAGTCGTTCGTTAAGTATCAGGGACACGATTTTATATACTGTATTAAGAAGGGAAATCCCTCTAAAGTTGGAACATTCAAGaacgtttccttttttgtgtatggggcatataattccagtattccaatcttctggtaacgcgcgttcttgccatacctgtattagtagtttgtgaaggagggttacaaatgtttgaccgccacatttaaatatttctgcgggTAGGTTTTCTGCTCCGGGTGACTTATTTCTGGCTAGAGACTGaattgctttgtttatttcttcCAAAGTTGGTAGTTCAGTATCCTCCTGTTCTATTTCTATATCATATCTACCTTCAGCTCTACTTTCTCCATTAAGTAGCGTACTAAAATGTTCCTGCCATCTTTCTAGTACTTCCACTCTCTCGTTTAAAAGAATTCCGTTAAGGGCCTTGACTTGGTTCGCTTGTGGcttgaaaacttttctttttgtgttaacctgtttgtaaaattttctgtatTCGTGTTCTCTATTAAGGTTTTCCATTTCTTTGAACTCTTTATTGATTTGTTGCCGCTTTTTCTGTTTGTGTTTTAGTTTTTCCTCTCGTCTCTTTACTCGATATTCTTCAACATTGCTCCTAGTCCTTCTGTTGATCATTTTCAGATACGCGTCGTTTTTCTCTTTCGTTACTCGTTGGCATTCCTCATCAAACCAGTTGTTTCGCTGTCTCTTGGGTACTTCACCCAGCACTTCCTCTGCGGTCTCTTTGAGCGTGGTTTTCATAAACTCCCAATTTGTGTTAAGTTCAGTGGGGTATACCTCACTTCTGGGATGTTCTGATATTTTACGATCTAAGCACATTTGGAAGTTTCTTTCGACTTCAGTACACTTTAATTTATCAACattatatttgattatttttggttTAGTTTTATCGTTCCTGGCGtttgattttaattaatattctattcaaatatattggaaaaactttaatgacaaatgccaaattttaattctattgtttaaattttatctCAGGGTTTTCTCTAGGTGCTGAAATACCTTCACCTTGTAATATTGGAAAAATATGCAACAAGAGtacaaggaaaataaaataaatgttaaataataattattcaaatATATTGATCAAATACCTTGCAAAAATTTACATGCaacatatacaaaaaaaataatatcaaatatgGATATCGGTATATATGCCCTACTCTCACAAATTTGAAaacaaaacttcttcttcttttgccactcctatcggagatttgaaatcatcaaggctatcgtgaccttgtttacagctgacctaaagacaCAAACAAAGCTACGCAGTCCAAATTTAATCCCACTGGATTGTTTTCCTATACTAACTTTTTGAgcttattaataattaaacaacaattacaacaacaacaacttaacaattaaaaaaaaaacggtaaaAACCTTTCGGTAGCTAGATAACTCTCTCGACTTTGATGTTGTTCCTTTTACGGCACAGCAACAGATAACCCAACTCTCTTCTTCAAAACCAGCTTCTCCTAGCAATTTCCTTTCCACTCTCTCTTTCTCGACCAATCACATTCTAGCATTTTCAAACACACAAAATTCCATTTATTTAATTTCTATAAAACGCCCaaattatacatttttgttttttttcttaaGCCTCCAACAAACAACTTTACATAAATTAACTTTCTAACGGCTTCCGACAACAAAGGATCGTTAGTCGATCGTAGTAGTAAAGGACATTCCAAACATTGTTAAACGTAAATCGGTTTTTTCGAATTTTTGAAACGAAATCATATTCTATTCATCCTTAAATTTATACCTAATATGTTAATCTATTTTCGAGTCCACTCTAATGTTTGTTCACTGAAATTTGTGTATGCAAATAACTTTCACCGGAAAGAATCTTTAAATATGCACTGATCACTTGCTTACATATAGAAATACCAGAAATACAATCTTGTCAAAATTTTCTCCTTCTCTGGATTTCAAAAACTTTATGCATATTTGTGAatcttaacaaatataatatatgtatatatatatatatatatatatatatatatatatatatatatatatatatatatatatatatattatagagcTACACTAAATGGGGATATTTTTTAATGACGTTCAATGTTTTTTACCATAATAATCTTGTTAATTTTAGAATTTCTATATACAAAGtgaaattaaaatcaattatttaaaatctTGGGAAAATTCTAAATTAGAAATGCAAGAAATTATATTTTCCAAATTAATCGAAGAGAAAACCGAAGAAATTAAAACAATGGAGGCCAAGATAAACCAAGACATTAGAGTACATAAAGAGATTGAAAACGCCATGAGTCAAATTATTCAGGTAAATCCGTAATATGAGAACCTAAATCCGTAAGTTAAAGgatttatgttaataataaataataataaaagcattATTCATCATTGCATTTTTCTTTAAACACTCTAACATATATATGCAATATTTTTTGCATTTAGCTGACAATTAAACATAATATTATGTGTAACTAATCTACGGTCTTCCGATTTCTAGCCTATAATTCGCCTTAAGTACTGATAAACAGTCTAACATGTGGTTTGCTAAATTAGAGGAGTAGATAGATTTAGACCTCAGTGCGTTTTGACGGTTCTCGTATTCCTAtagaacaagatactggtacgtcaagaccacttatctctcattaaacattgtatgtcaaacacttatttcatcttcaaaatcaattctacagacaaataaatgctccccactatctccagtaattgccaatatattTATCAAAGACTTTGAGAcacgagcactatccacatcaatgctcaaacccacatcttggttacgatatgttgacgatacattcgtcatttggtccCATGGCAGGGaagctttggtgtcttttcagaatggtatacatcctagtatctagttcacgatggaggtggaaactgattcatctctaccgtttctcgacgttatcataaataaaaaccaatcccaaggttttcacgCTCTGTTTATttaaaacccacccataccaatcgttacttgcatgccaactctcatcatctaccttcacaaattaattcagtcattaatacccttttctccagatcaatacgcttTTGCAATGATGAAAGTAGACCCGCTGATGCAAatcggttaccgcgaaaatcacatcaatcaTCCACAAAAATCAATCTCCCACTGAATCTCAACTCAAAGACTCAGACTCTCATCATACGAATGCTTTTATatcttacatcaaaggtgtcaccgACAAAATCGACGAAATTCTTAAATTAAGAGCTTCTATAaaccatccgcttctataaaccaaaaattatccgagaagccacaGAAATtgaaaaggccaaattgtctcaataaaagagatggcgGCATATagttaccttcgacttggagacctctcataaagaaaataccgtccGTAGAAATGACGCCTCCTCTATTCCCAGCTCCAGTAATGCATTAAttattgatcagtgtagtagtgtctgggggctcggaatCCTTGAataagacatcaaagaggatgttgaaagctcggcgcaatgattatcgacgcggttcaacccggaagaccgttaagttttatataaatataatttaattatatttataagtataattaaattatatttatattaaatatatatttaatataatttttaggaAAAGTTATTCCTGATTAAAAATTGTACATGGTCTAAAACCTAAAATGTAATAAGTTTTTAGCCACTTTTTATTTCGGAAATTATATTCGTTCACTCTCTTACTAATTACTTAAATGCTTAAGTTTCCAATCTGGTGGTATTTCCTCGCGTGTCAGGGTTGGATTCTGTCCACCAAACTATTGAGGCTAACGTTCAAATGGTACGGATTCGAATGTTGTTTGGTCGAATCGAGAAAAATGTTAATTTGCTCAGTGGCACCCGTTTTTATGGCCAAATtcacatttgatttttttttcactaTAAAGCGTACGCCGTGATGGGATAAAAAATTCGAATTGGACATCAACGGCGCTTGTATCTAGGGTACGCTCCTTCATATGATCTGAGTTTTATAAATCTAGTAGAATACCAAAAAAGCGTACATTGTATAAAGATAATTTTTTAGTTTCCTGTTTACTGTGTCTGGCGtagtatataagatatatatactACGATAATATTTGGTACGATGATATTTAGTTTTGAATAAATTATCGTATCGTGCATGAACGATTACTTCTAACTTCTAATTGCGTTCTCACAATGGCAAAACGattacaattttttgttaataaattaataatgggactatttttatatattataaattttaacacATTTTGACGATCACTGTCAAAGATTTCTCGCCAGCACATCCTAGATGTTAGTATTGTTAAATTTTCAATTGTTATTTTAAAGCATATTTGATGTAGTGGACAGTATTATTCATCCTTGGCATGCGACAAGCTCCGCATTCTAATCCCAGCAGCTATCGAACAGGTGGAAGCTatcgaaattaattaattaataagatGGTGAATGGACATATCATTAATTATAATTACAAACTAATGCgtaattgttaataattattaaaaccttttttaataactttgtccTATAgtcttaaaaataaaactaattacTTTTAAACTAAATTCACTTCATCAGATTTATATTATTACACACCTCATATATAACTGAAAAGATTTAAATCTCACAGATGTATTTTAGGTTTCAGATGATGAAAAAATTTTTATGGAGAATGACATTttgttctaaaattattttttaaaaatattccaaTTTACTGAGACACACTACatatgtatattttaaataacgATTTATTATATGAGCATAATTTTTAAGGGATTTGAAGAGAGAGttgaagaatggaaaaagaagtattatgaaaaatcaaaagaaatgAATGAAAAATTAGATGTCCTGCAAACGAAACAAAATAAGCAATTGGAAATTATAGCGAACTACAAGGAATtggtattatatttattattaatacattaatacaataaagataatattttaaattaccgGTCGTAAATAGGAGAACAaccataaaataaatatttcctaatttaaatattaaatttacaatCAACTTCAAAGAGAGCTAGAAATAAATATGTTCATCTTGTACATCATACCTATACCCTACTGGACTGTCTGACCTTGTTACCTGCTTTACACAAGTTAACTTTTGCGTCCCTTTACTATCTTAAATTGTTGAGCCAATGAGTCGTTCTCCGCGTTTCTACATGTTGTCTTCGAAATATGTTAACGTGTTATTTAATGTTTCTGAGAACATGACTAAAATGTAGTTTAAGTAGTGTTGGTTTAGTGTCGTTACTGTAGTTAGTAtcgtaatatttatataatattacacACACGACCCATTTATTACAACTATTAGATGTGTCAGTCTTTAGAAGTCTGAAAAATAGTTGGGACAAGGCACTCAGTAAGTGACAGAGGGAAAACCCTTCAAAAAAAAAATCCTAAAGAAATATTTGTACAAATGATAACCAAGCTAGCACATGTAATACCTAGTATGAATAATATTAACGGATTTAAAGTCACAGGAATTTATGATGTCGATTAACAAGATCCTAACAGAGATGCAATTCCTACATCAATATTCAAAAAAGATGATTTGCTTAAGTACAAAAATAATCTTCCCAATCCCACTATAGTACACTTGGAAGCCACTGCTTTGAATGTCCAACACTCAGTAACTATCCCTTCCTCAGCCACAGTACAATCAGAAGACATTAGGCCTACATCTTCAGCAGCAGTACAATCAGATG includes:
- the LOC140433416 gene encoding dynein regulatory complex protein 9-like; translation: MCISVLQEMVDLLLILKSIGHWPDIDSDIFEYDTLEQRFKKEIYQHGNASGSLSPQNFSFITLFGTNLLEELKCERSYLKFSNLIATIQKMQLDEELLLSETSKKEVYVKKLQVSLDSERDISVHKLISSMESIGKIKDQIENFYIQSEIKINYLKSWENSKLEMQEIIFSKLIEEKTEEIKTMEAKINQDIRVHKEIENAMSQIIQGFEERVEEWKKKYYEKSKEMNEKLDVLQTKQNKQLEIIANYKELYAKRQQEIDDYKKHKIEQERLRLEKEEKNKKATTIQAWWRGVMVRKGFGKFRKKKEKKGKKKSTDKKEKK